A genomic region of Jeotgalibaca ciconiae contains the following coding sequences:
- the pfkA gene encoding 6-phosphofructokinase: MKRIAVLTSGGDAPGMNAAIRAIVRKGIYDGLEVYGINYGYAGMVAGDIHQLTVDDVGDTISRGGTILYSARYPEFQEIEGQQKGIEQLKKFGIDGLIVIGGDGSYRGGAALTKLGFPTIGIPGTIDNDISGTEYTLGFDTAINTVLDSVDKIRDTATSHVRTFIIEVMGRNAGDIALWTGVGSGAESIVIPEVNFTMEEVVKEIEDGRKRGKKHTIILLAEGVMNGNDFAAELEKYKSFHTRVTVLGHVQRGGSPSARDRVLGSLFGYNAVQLLEEGKGGICIGIRGTQIVFNDIIETLETKRHVPYLSLYQINKEISF; encoded by the coding sequence GTGAAACGAATCGCAGTTTTAACAAGTGGTGGAGATGCACCTGGAATGAACGCTGCAATTAGAGCAATTGTAAGAAAAGGAATTTATGATGGATTAGAAGTATATGGAATTAATTATGGTTATGCCGGCATGGTTGCAGGAGATATCCATCAACTGACCGTTGATGATGTAGGAGATACAATCAGTCGTGGTGGAACCATTCTGTATTCTGCTAGATATCCTGAATTTCAAGAGATAGAAGGTCAACAAAAAGGGATTGAACAACTGAAGAAATTCGGTATTGATGGATTGATTGTAATTGGCGGAGATGGTTCATATCGTGGTGGAGCTGCTTTGACAAAACTTGGATTCCCAACAATTGGTATCCCTGGAACGATTGATAATGACATTTCCGGAACAGAATATACATTAGGTTTTGATACAGCAATTAATACGGTTCTAGACTCTGTTGATAAAATTAGAGATACAGCAACAAGTCATGTCCGTACATTTATTATTGAAGTTATGGGGCGCAATGCTGGAGATATTGCACTTTGGACTGGTGTTGGTAGTGGAGCTGAAAGTATTGTTATTCCAGAAGTTAATTTTACAATGGAGGAAGTTGTAAAAGAAATTGAAGATGGAAGAAAACGCGGTAAAAAACATACCATTATTTTATTGGCTGAAGGTGTAATGAATGGGAATGATTTCGCTGCAGAATTAGAAAAATACAAAAGCTTCCATACTCGTGTAACCGTTCTTGGTCACGTTCAAAGAGGGGGATCTCCTTCTGCAAGAGATCGAGTTTTAGGTAGTTTATTTGGCTATAATGCGGTACAATTATTAGAGGAAGGTAAGGGCGGCATTTGTATAGGTATTAGGGGTACTCAGATTGTTTTTAATGATATTATTGAAACTTTGGAAACAAAACGTCATGTCCCATATCTTTCTTTGTATCAAATTAATAAGGAAATTTCTTTTTAA